Within the Pseudarthrobacter sp. W1I19 genome, the region ACATTCCAAGCCCATGGATTCAGGACCGCGGCGTTTTCCAGATCATGCCTTCCCGTGGTGATGAGCCCGTCTTCGACGCTGGCAAGAGAGCGCTGGGATTCGACCATCGTTCGGAGATCGACCGCCCTCACCGCTATGCCGTGGAACTGGACGGGGGACTCCAGGCGGAAATCACAGCCGGCAAGTGGTCTGTCTTCGTGCGATTAACGTTCCCCGGCAGCACAGGTTGGTTTGTTGTTGACCAGGTCGACGAGAACGGGCATCTGGAACTCCCTACTCCCTCCGGCTCCCCCGTTATGACCGGATTTGTGGACGGTTCCGACGAAAGCCCACGGATGTTTGTCAGGGCAACCATTGACCGGCCAGTGCTCGAAGTCCGCCGGGACGGCAACTCCAAGGTGCGGGGCGCCGTACGAGTCAGTCTCGACGAAACCCGGAGTGTGACCATCGCGATCGGCACCTCTTTTCTGAGTACTGCTCAAGCTGGCCGCAACCTGGCCTTCGATCTGGACAACGCGGGGGTGGACGACTCGAGGCGTGAGGGTACCTTTGATGCCATCGCCGCGTTTGCAGCCTGTCAATGGAACGAAAGGCTTGCGATCGTCGAGGTGGATGGAGCAACTGCAGACCAGCGCACCACCGTAGCATCCTCGCTCTACCGGCTGTTTCTCTACCCCAACACGGCATCAGAGAATGTCGGAAGCCATGTGCTGTCGCATTACCGTTATGCCAGCCCTTTCCACGCGCCGGAATCTCCGCACACACCGTTCGAAACAGGGCTCCGTGTCGTGGACGGACCCCTCACCGTCAACAACGGATTCTGGGACACCTACCGGACGGTCTGGCCGGCATTGGACCTTCTTCGCCCCGACGATGCGGGAGAACTGCTGGAGGGATTTGTGCAGCACTACAGGGATGGCGGCTGGACAAGCAGGTGGACCGCTCCTGGACCGATCGACAACATGACTGGAACCACAAGCGATGTCATCTTCGCAGACGCGATTACAGCCGGTGTCCCAGGGCTCCATGCTCTCGATGCTTACGATTCCGCACTCCATAATGCAACGGTCGTATCCCCCGACCCCCGGGTAGGGAGGAAGGGAGTGCGGTCCCAGACCTTCCGCGGCTACACCGACACCCGTGTCCCGGAAGGAATGTCGTGGACGATAGACTCCGCGATCAATGATTTCGGAATCTCCCAGCTCGCCGTCCACCTCCTTAAGGCACTTCCGCCAGGTCATCCACGACTTGAGGGCTTGGCAGCCGACGCCGAATACTACTCGGCCCGCGCCGCCCGCTACGCAATAGTCTTCGACCAGCGGATTGGTTTCTTCCAAGGCCGGAACGATGACGGTACATGGCGAGTCCCTGCTACCCGGGACTACGACCCCGCTCAGTGGGGTCATGACTACACGGAGACCAACGGGTGGGGAACCGCATTCACGGCCCCGCATGACGGTGCGGGCCTTGCCACGCTTCATGGCGGGCCAGCCGCCCTCGAGAAACAGCTGGACCTTTTCTTTGCCACCCCGGAAACCGGGCGCGAGAACGTCAGAGGCAGCTATGACATCACCATCCACGAGATGGCCGAGGCCCGAGATGTCCGTATGGGGATGCTGGGACTATCGAACCAACCAGCACACCATATCCCCTTCATGTACGCATTCACGGGCGCCCACCACAAGACGCAGGCAATAGTCAGCGAGGCACTTCGCCGCCTCTTCCTCGGCTCAGAAATCGGCCAAGGGTACCCAGGGGACGAAGACAACGGCGAAATGAGCGCCTGGTACCTCTTCGCCGCACTCGGGTTGTACCCGCTGGTTCCCGTTTCGGGCCGGTTTGTGCTTACCACTCCGCTGTTCCCCGAAGCACGCGTGCAACTACCACTCGGAGACATCCTCACCATACGTCGCGAAGGGAACCCAAACGATGACTACATCGCGGAGGTGACTATCGACGGAGAACGATGGCAGCAAATTGAGATCCCACGTGAGCGACTGCTGGAAGGCCCAACGATCGTCGTCACCACCTCATCCGAACCCACCGCATGGGCATCGCACACCACGCCAACGGCACACACCGCACCAGGCGCATGTCCCCGCATGAGGCTCGATACGACGTCGCCAGTGTTAGCGGCCGGAGGAGCTGCAACGACGACGGCGACCTCCGGCGTCGCAGCCAACGTCTTCGACGATACAGGCGACAGCACTCTAATACTTGAAGCGGGAGACTCGATTTGCTACACGTTCATCCAGAGCACTCCGGTCAACCTTTACACCGTGACCTCTGCCGTGGGCACCGAAGCGTCGTGGCGCCTCGAAGGTTCCGAGGCAGCATCAGGCGACAACTGGCAGCGCCTTGACGAGCAGATAAATGCAGAGTTTATGTGGCCAGGCCAAACACGCCCATTCCTCGCCACGCCCGCCAAGACGGCCGTTGCCGGTGTCAGGCGTATACGGCTCGTCGCCACGACTCCTCTCCATTTGATCCAAATCGAGACCCTTGCAGATAAATAGCGAAACTGTTCGTCTTGCAATGTCGTATGTGACGTCTACCGACAGCAGCCGGTCGTGCAGTTCACGCTGACTTCAGTCTCACTTTCCAACTGTGCGAAACGTACTCACAGCTGGTAACGATACCAATTATTTATCCTTCACGTCTGGTAACGCTACCAAAGCTGTGCCAAAGTGAACATCAATGCAGTGGAGCGGCGTTTAGCCGGCTCTCCGCACATGAGAGGACAGAAGCCGATGAAGCCTCAAAAAATTCGCGCAAGGAGTCGCATTGCCTGTACATAAGCAGCTTGGAACCCAGATCTGGCTGGAACGTGATTCGTCCAAGGAGGAAACACGAACATTGGTGGCGCGCGCCGCCGAGGTTGGCTTCGGACAGCTGCGGATCTTCCTCATCTGGCCGTGGATCCAGGGCGAATCTCCGGACCGTTGGAACTTTGATCTCTTCGACGACGTCTTCGATGCCGCCGCCGGACACGGGATAACGATCAAGGCCACGCTTACTGCGAATTCAGGTCCCTGGTGGCTTGGCACGGGCTCAGTGCTGCATTCCCAGACCATGACCCTGGATTCGGCGTTTCGGGGGCACATGGAGGCGTATATCGCCGCATGCGTCAAGCGCTACGCCGAACATCCGGCGCTTGGCCAGTGGATTCTGTGGAATGAACCAATGAACCCTCCGGAGAACCCGTGGGGTGACACATTGGTCACTGATGAAGCCCGGGTTTTGTGGCCGGAAGTCCTTCGGGAGCAGTACGGGGATGACATCGGCCTTTTGAACAAGAGGTGGCGAACCGGTTATGCAGCATTTGATGAGGTGCCGCTGCCCGATGACGTCATGCATCCGGCCCACAGGAAGAACACGTGGCGGTCCTACGGGCCGATTCTTAGTGACTACGTCCTTCGTTCCAGAACCATTGAGAATGAACTTGCCTGGGTGGCTAAACAGGTCCGTGCACACGACAGCAAAACTCCGTTGTGTGCCAACCCTTGTCAGTCGTTGTATAACCATGCCGAGGCCGGATACAACCTACAGAACATCGCTAAGACGGTGGATGTCCTTGGCGCAACCTTCCACGCGCCTTGGAGCTTCGGCTTTGCACAACGGGACACTCATACTCCTCTGGTCATTGCAGGCACGACCCTTCTGCAAAACGTGCCAGGAAAGCACGGGGTCGAGGTTACCGAAGCTCAGACGGGAAACACTCACTACGCCGGCCATACCCCTCTCGGTGTATCGCACTCCCAGATCGCCGCCACGTATCTGGCCCCGTTGCTCGCCGGCGCCCAGTCGGTCACCGGATGGTGCTTCAATACCAGGGCGCAGGACTTTGAAGCCGGCGAATGGGGCCTGCTGGACGACGATGACCAGATCGGGGACCGGGCGCGGGCGGTTACCCGGGTCGCGAAATGCCTTGAACGGTTGGAAACAGCGGCCGGTGACTGGACAGCAGCAGCACCACGAGCCGTAGTGTTGACTTCCGAGCAGTCCCAGGCGGTGGAATTCGCATTCTCTCAGATGGGTGTTGGCTCCTTTAACCGCGGCGCTGATGCAGCACCACAAGCCGCCGCCCTCCTCACCGCTGAATTGCTTCGATCCGGCATCCAGGCCGGAATGATGCCGATTTCGGGCCTGGACGACGAAACAGGCGCAGACGTCATCATCGCCTCTCACCTCGCCGCGTGGAGCACAGACTTCGGCAAGCAGCTACTCGGCCTCGCCCACGACGGCGCCACAGTAGTGGTTGACGGGCTTAGCGGCCAGTTTGATCTGGATGCAAAGTTGCACCGTCCCTGGCCGGGCGGCATGGCCGGTACTGTAGGCGCCCGGAGCCGCGGACTGGAAACAGCACATGACGGAACCACTAAATACCCTGCCCAGCTGTTCGGCCAGGCCGTAGGGTACTTCGCTGGCGTGCGCGATGAGCTCGAATTTACCGACGATCTCTGGACTCCGCTGGAAGAGCCCCTCTTCGCCAAGGACGGGAAGCCTGTTGCGTGGGAACGCCCCTGGGGCGCCGGAAGACTGATTCTCGTTGCCGCGTCCCTGGCCAACACCATCCTGGACGCGGATGCCGGAAGGTCCGGCGTCAACGCAATCCTTCGCCACGCGACGAGCTCGATATCCCGGCCGTGCCGTCCCCTCAGTGCCCACACCACCCTTCTGACAATCAATGGGGAGAACGGTCCTGCCTGGGGCGTCTTCGCCCCGGCAACAAGCGACCGCCAGGGCAGGCAGGTTCAGCTTCAGCTGCCGCCCGGAAGGTATCTGGACATTTGGGCGGAAGCCGAACACACGGTGGGACCAGACGGTCTGCTTAAACTCCAGGCTCCCGACGGGATCGCCCTCATAACCGAACTTCAATGAGCCCGACCCAGGGCGACCCCTCCAGCTGTCACAAGTAGTACCCACGCACAAGGACAAGTAGGAAGAAAACCATGAAATTCTCACGCAGACTGGCTGGTGCAGCAGCGACGCTGCTGCTGGCAACGGCAGGAATGACAGGCTGTTCAACGGGCGGTTCATCCACGGGATCGGCCGAGGGAGAGACCATCAATGTCCTCGGCTATCAGCCGATTCCGCAGACGATCTTGGACGACTTCAAGAACAAAACAGGC harbors:
- a CDS encoding beta-galactosidase, coding for MPVHKQLGTQIWLERDSSKEETRTLVARAAEVGFGQLRIFLIWPWIQGESPDRWNFDLFDDVFDAAAGHGITIKATLTANSGPWWLGTGSVLHSQTMTLDSAFRGHMEAYIAACVKRYAEHPALGQWILWNEPMNPPENPWGDTLVTDEARVLWPEVLREQYGDDIGLLNKRWRTGYAAFDEVPLPDDVMHPAHRKNTWRSYGPILSDYVLRSRTIENELAWVAKQVRAHDSKTPLCANPCQSLYNHAEAGYNLQNIAKTVDVLGATFHAPWSFGFAQRDTHTPLVIAGTTLLQNVPGKHGVEVTEAQTGNTHYAGHTPLGVSHSQIAATYLAPLLAGAQSVTGWCFNTRAQDFEAGEWGLLDDDDQIGDRARAVTRVAKCLERLETAAGDWTAAAPRAVVLTSEQSQAVEFAFSQMGVGSFNRGADAAPQAAALLTAELLRSGIQAGMMPISGLDDETGADVIIASHLAAWSTDFGKQLLGLAHDGATVVVDGLSGQFDLDAKLHRPWPGGMAGTVGARSRGLETAHDGTTKYPAQLFGQAVGYFAGVRDELEFTDDLWTPLEEPLFAKDGKPVAWERPWGAGRLILVAASLANTILDADAGRSGVNAILRHATSSISRPCRPLSAHTTLLTINGENGPAWGVFAPATSDRQGRQVQLQLPPGRYLDIWAEAEHTVGPDGLLKLQAPDGIALITELQ
- a CDS encoding GH92 family glycosyl hydrolase: MLRVPLPISVGEGATIAASSELRYDVFPLLDSEREDIRDAYLATAVAIDLVFSDGTTLSSLDAVDQHSVAVAPVDQYESKTLQAAQWNRKRVSLDAAVGKQLERAEIVVATRPSSDGISDFEGFVGKVAIEPTPAMPTEPIDWVRTTRGSHSSFTYSRGNTVPLVAVPHGGVFGTPMTDARTTGWTYTYAAHNGSDGRPALQALSTSHIPSPWIQDRGVFQIMPSRGDEPVFDAGKRALGFDHRSEIDRPHRYAVELDGGLQAEITAGKWSVFVRLTFPGSTGWFVVDQVDENGHLELPTPSGSPVMTGFVDGSDESPRMFVRATIDRPVLEVRRDGNSKVRGAVRVSLDETRSVTIAIGTSFLSTAQAGRNLAFDLDNAGVDDSRREGTFDAIAAFAACQWNERLAIVEVDGATADQRTTVASSLYRLFLYPNTASENVGSHVLSHYRYASPFHAPESPHTPFETGLRVVDGPLTVNNGFWDTYRTVWPALDLLRPDDAGELLEGFVQHYRDGGWTSRWTAPGPIDNMTGTTSDVIFADAITAGVPGLHALDAYDSALHNATVVSPDPRVGRKGVRSQTFRGYTDTRVPEGMSWTIDSAINDFGISQLAVHLLKALPPGHPRLEGLAADAEYYSARAARYAIVFDQRIGFFQGRNDDGTWRVPATRDYDPAQWGHDYTETNGWGTAFTAPHDGAGLATLHGGPAALEKQLDLFFATPETGRENVRGSYDITIHEMAEARDVRMGMLGLSNQPAHHIPFMYAFTGAHHKTQAIVSEALRRLFLGSEIGQGYPGDEDNGEMSAWYLFAALGLYPLVPVSGRFVLTTPLFPEARVQLPLGDILTIRREGNPNDDYIAEVTIDGERWQQIEIPRERLLEGPTIVVTTSSEPTAWASHTTPTAHTAPGACPRMRLDTTSPVLAAGGAATTTATSGVAANVFDDTGDSTLILEAGDSICYTFIQSTPVNLYTVTSAVGTEASWRLEGSEAASGDNWQRLDEQINAEFMWPGQTRPFLATPAKTAVAGVRRIRLVATTPLHLIQIETLADK